Proteins from a single region of Burkholderiales bacterium:
- a CDS encoding molybdopterin-dependent oxidoreductase: MNANDRRTRRRFLARAAGAIAAATLAGCQRLSTSEWFPKVLGVAEPLSEQAAKLVGRSAMAQEFSPADLSPTFRSNGTAMPGTDAYRALVEGGFADWRLVVDGLVATPRSYSLADLHAMPSRTQITRHDCVEGWSAIGKWKGARLSPILAAAAPKPNARYVVFHCADPMESDGTDLYYESIDLDDAYHEQTILAYELNGAPLPIANGAPLRLRVERQLGYKHAKYLMRVELVESFAHIAGGRGGYWEDQGYQWYAGI; the protein is encoded by the coding sequence ATGAACGCCAACGATCGCCGCACGCGCCGCCGTTTCCTCGCCCGCGCGGCGGGCGCGATCGCCGCGGCGACGCTCGCCGGCTGCCAGAGGCTCTCGACCTCCGAGTGGTTCCCGAAGGTGCTCGGCGTCGCGGAGCCGCTCTCGGAGCAGGCGGCGAAGCTCGTGGGCCGAAGCGCGATGGCGCAGGAGTTCTCGCCCGCCGACCTGTCGCCCACGTTCCGCAGCAACGGCACGGCGATGCCGGGCACCGACGCCTACCGGGCGCTCGTCGAGGGAGGCTTCGCCGACTGGCGGCTCGTCGTCGACGGCCTCGTCGCGACGCCGCGGAGCTATTCGCTCGCGGACCTCCACGCGATGCCGTCGCGCACGCAGATCACGCGCCACGACTGCGTCGAGGGCTGGAGCGCGATCGGCAAATGGAAGGGCGCGCGCCTGTCGCCGATCCTCGCCGCGGCCGCGCCGAAGCCGAACGCGCGCTACGTCGTGTTCCACTGCGCCGACCCGATGGAATCCGACGGGACCGACCTCTACTACGAGAGCATCGACCTCGACGACGCGTATCACGAGCAGACGATCCTCGCCTACGAACTCAACGGCGCGCCGCTCCCGATCGCGAACGGCGCACCGCTGCGGCTGCGCGTCGAGCGGCAGCTCGGCTACAAGCACGCGAAGTACCTGATGCGCGTCGAACTGGTCGAGAGCTTCGCGCACATCGCCGGCGGGCGCGGCGGCTACTGGGAGGACCAGGGTTACCAGTGGTACGCCGGCATCTGA
- a CDS encoding cytochrome b/b6 domain-containing protein, which yields MTSDDTRIEVPGGYLYRRHGLAVRVVHWVNVLAVTILFMSGLAIFNAHPALYWGKSSYSGAPPFVSIGLAEGPDDGYRGVTTIAGRTFDTTGFLGLSNDRRGRPSARAFPWWITVPDDQWLSMARSWHFFFAWMLVLNGLFYLVHGFASRHFARDVVPTGTEMRGIGGSIVDHLRFRHARGEAAARYNVLQKLAYLVVVFVLLPLTVLAGLGMSPWANALWPGWVDLLGGRQSARTIHFLCAWAIVLFALVHVFMLLVSGPWNHLRSMISGRFRVEGAPGGKP from the coding sequence ATGACGAGCGACGACACCCGAATCGAGGTCCCGGGAGGCTACCTCTACAGGAGGCACGGGCTCGCGGTCCGCGTCGTGCACTGGGTCAACGTGCTCGCGGTGACGATCCTCTTCATGAGCGGGCTCGCGATCTTCAACGCCCACCCGGCGCTCTACTGGGGGAAGTCCTCGTACAGCGGCGCGCCGCCGTTCGTCTCGATCGGGCTCGCCGAAGGGCCGGACGACGGCTATCGGGGCGTGACGACGATCGCCGGCCGGACCTTCGACACGACCGGATTCCTGGGGCTCTCGAACGATCGCCGCGGCCGGCCCTCCGCGCGCGCGTTTCCCTGGTGGATCACGGTCCCCGACGACCAGTGGCTCTCGATGGCGCGCTCCTGGCACTTCTTCTTCGCATGGATGCTCGTGCTGAACGGACTCTTCTATCTGGTGCACGGCTTCGCGAGCCGGCATTTCGCGCGCGACGTCGTGCCGACCGGCACCGAGATGCGCGGCATCGGCGGCTCGATCGTCGACCATCTGCGCTTCCGTCACGCGCGCGGCGAGGCGGCGGCGCGCTACAACGTGCTGCAGAAGCTCGCCTATCTCGTGGTCGTCTTCGTGCTGCTGCCGCTCACGGTCCTCGCCGGGCTCGGCATGTCGCCCTGGGCCAATGCGCTGTGGCCGGGCTGGGTCGATCTCCTCGGTGGCCGGCAGTCGGCGCGCACGATCCACTTCCTCTGCGCGTGGGCGATCGTGCTCTTCGCGCTCGTGCACGTATTCATGCTGCTGGTTTCGGGTCCCTGGAACCACCTGCGCTCGATGATCAGCGGGCGGTTCCGGGTCGAGGGCGCGCCGGGAGGAAAGCCATGA
- a CDS encoding IS630 family transposase has product MFQDETGFTLHPRLGFGWARRGERLRVPTTSQHHTRLNLSGWVAPLLGRHGMIRTEHGNREGFLDVLRDLHRRLRQRRITLYVDGAGWHKGEPVREFLRTHPRLQLQYLPPYQPALNMQERIWRRIRYEATTNCWFATLDDIWATAQRTTDAWTPRKLQRLCNIT; this is encoded by the coding sequence GTGTTCCAGGACGAGACCGGCTTCACCTTGCACCCACGCCTGGGCTTCGGCTGGGCTCGGCGCGGAGAACGATTGCGCGTTCCCACCACCAGCCAGCATCACACCCGTCTCAACCTTTCCGGATGGGTGGCGCCGTTGCTCGGTCGCCACGGCATGATCCGCACCGAACACGGCAATCGCGAGGGATTCCTCGACGTATTGCGTGATCTCCATCGTCGCTTGCGGCAGCGCCGCATCACGTTGTACGTGGATGGCGCTGGCTGGCACAAGGGGGAACCGGTCCGCGAGTTCCTGCGCACTCACCCGCGCCTGCAACTGCAATACCTTCCGCCGTACCAACCGGCCCTGAACATGCAGGAGCGCATCTGGCGCCGGATTCGCTACGAGGCGACGACCAACTGCTGGTTTGCCACTCTCGACGACATCTGGGCTACGGCACAACGCACCACCGACGCCTGGACGCCACGCAAGCTCCAACGACTTTGCAACATTACTTAA
- a CDS encoding helix-turn-helix domain-containing protein: protein MRPPSLNVESPKARQELLALVEQVPGAWIGMKVAALLLVMEGQRPSWIAEVLGLTRMSLSRWIHAVNEQGPRSLVPRPKPGRPAALTADVRRELETHLERSPQEFGLNRLQWDGPTLVTHLRRRFGIALKVRQAQIWMHQLGYSMKRASHAYLQAHAEDAQRFQRALKKTAAP from the coding sequence ATGCGGCCTCCAAGTCTGAATGTCGAGAGTCCTAAGGCGCGGCAGGAGTTGCTGGCGTTGGTCGAGCAGGTACCGGGAGCTTGGATCGGCATGAAGGTGGCGGCGCTGCTACTGGTTATGGAGGGACAACGCCCCAGCTGGATCGCCGAAGTTCTCGGACTGACCCGAATGAGCCTGTCGCGGTGGATTCATGCGGTCAATGAACAAGGGCCGCGGAGCTTGGTGCCCCGACCGAAGCCCGGCCGCCCCGCCGCACTGACCGCCGACGTGCGCCGCGAGTTGGAAACTCATCTGGAGCGTTCGCCCCAAGAGTTCGGGCTGAACCGACTGCAATGGGACGGGCCGACGTTGGTGACCCACCTGAGGCGACGCTTCGGCATCGCGCTGAAGGTGCGGCAGGCGCAGATCTGGATGCATCAACTCGGCTACAGCATGAAGCGCGCCAGCCACGCCTACTTACAAGCCCACGCCGAAGACGCACAACGTTTCCAGCGGGCTCTAAAAAAAACTGCAGCGCCTTGA
- a CDS encoding heme-degrading domain-containing protein — translation MNPDRDLARIALQEERLVFSRFGADTAWTLGTRLEATAKARGAGLAILVRLARRDVFFHAMPGSTPAHADWARRKCNTVELLARSSYAATLEPPRDGQSIAERMALDLRDYGFAGGGFPLSVEGPGVIGAVAVSGLPQREDHERVVESLAGLIGVPLAEVALD, via the coding sequence ATGAACCCCGATCGCGACCTCGCGCGCATCGCGTTGCAGGAGGAGCGGCTCGTCTTCTCGCGCTTCGGCGCCGACACCGCGTGGACGCTCGGCACGCGCCTCGAGGCCACGGCGAAGGCGCGGGGCGCGGGACTCGCGATCCTCGTGCGGCTCGCGCGCCGCGACGTGTTCTTCCATGCGATGCCCGGCAGCACGCCCGCCCACGCGGACTGGGCGCGGCGCAAGTGCAACACGGTCGAACTGCTCGCGCGGAGCTCCTACGCTGCGACGCTCGAGCCCCCGCGCGACGGTCAGTCGATCGCGGAACGGATGGCCCTCGACCTGCGCGACTACGGATTCGCCGGCGGCGGATTCCCGCTCTCGGTCGAAGGCCCTGGCGTCATCGGCGCGGTCGCGGTCTCGGGCCTGCCGCAGCGCGAGGACCACGAACGGGTCGTCGAGTCGCTCGCGGGGCTCATCGGCGTGCCACTGGCGGAGGTCGCGCTCGACTGA
- a CDS encoding long-chain fatty acid--CoA ligase yields MATIFGERLAAHAADAGRGPAWIDGDREVAFGEAAAEVSALAAWLIADGVAASRVVGVSMHDDRRDLVAGLALLALGVPHVLLAASDPVEARRALAQRIGVDRVLTDDAANRLEGAPARVVPVLARRDAPIEPLCDDPDAPAVYFTSSGTTGRPKVLAFTQRGIALRAARASRYDGHAAGERIFAPMRSWTFGACTTRLYAILDGATSILPVGDSTAAGIVGRCVRTRATILHLSAMLATSLATARGACGRLAGDVKVFSTASRLPAGTAAEFERRIGGRLYDRYGTTEVGLVATTFPRGDEGLPDSVGRILPGVEVEIVDARGVRLPAGEIGEIRARTPQMTTGYVDDPELDARHFRDGWFHPGDAGAITAEGVLRFLGRSDDMMSLGGFNIFPSEIEHVLDDHPAVRASAAFPLRSAAFGEIPAAAVELESPGAVTAAELLAYARSRLGVRAPRRIEIVGAMPRNAAGKVLKRELARRHDADAGH; encoded by the coding sequence ATGGCGACGATCTTCGGCGAACGGCTGGCGGCGCATGCGGCCGATGCCGGGCGCGGACCCGCCTGGATCGACGGTGACCGCGAAGTCGCGTTCGGGGAAGCGGCCGCAGAAGTCTCGGCGCTCGCCGCCTGGCTCATCGCCGACGGCGTCGCTGCTTCCCGGGTCGTGGGCGTTTCGATGCACGACGACCGCCGCGATCTCGTCGCAGGCCTGGCCCTGCTCGCGCTGGGTGTTCCGCACGTGCTCCTGGCAGCGTCCGATCCGGTCGAGGCCCGCCGCGCGCTGGCGCAGCGGATCGGCGTGGACCGCGTGCTGACCGACGACGCCGCGAACCGGCTCGAGGGCGCGCCCGCGCGCGTCGTGCCCGTGCTTGCGCGCCGTGACGCTCCGATCGAACCGCTGTGCGACGATCCCGATGCGCCGGCCGTGTACTTCACGAGCTCCGGCACGACCGGTCGACCGAAGGTCCTCGCATTCACCCAGCGGGGCATCGCGCTGCGCGCCGCGCGAGCGTCGCGCTACGACGGCCACGCCGCGGGCGAACGCATCTTCGCGCCGATGCGTTCGTGGACGTTCGGGGCGTGCACGACGCGCCTGTACGCGATCCTCGACGGCGCCACGTCGATCCTCCCCGTCGGTGACTCGACGGCCGCGGGCATCGTCGGCCGGTGCGTGCGCACGCGCGCGACCATCCTGCACCTGTCGGCGATGCTGGCGACGAGCCTCGCGACGGCGCGGGGCGCGTGCGGGCGACTCGCCGGCGACGTCAAGGTATTCTCGACGGCGTCGCGCCTGCCTGCCGGCACCGCCGCCGAGTTCGAGCGCCGCATCGGCGGCCGCCTCTACGACCGCTACGGCACCACCGAGGTCGGGTTGGTCGCGACGACGTTCCCGCGCGGCGACGAGGGCTTGCCCGACTCGGTCGGCAGGATCCTGCCTGGCGTCGAGGTCGAGATCGTCGACGCGCGGGGCGTGCGCCTGCCGGCGGGTGAGATCGGCGAGATCCGCGCGCGCACGCCGCAGATGACGACCGGTTACGTCGATGATCCCGAGCTCGACGCGCGCCACTTTCGCGATGGCTGGTTCCACCCGGGCGACGCGGGCGCGATCACCGCGGAGGGTGTGCTGCGCTTCCTCGGCCGGAGCGACGACATGATGTCGCTCGGCGGCTTCAACATCTTTCCCTCGGAGATCGAGCATGTGCTCGACGACCATCCCGCAGTCCGGGCCTCCGCGGCGTTTCCGCTGCGATCGGCGGCCTTCGGCGAGATTCCGGCGGCAGCCGTCGAGCTCGAATCGCCCGGCGCCGTTACCGCCGCGGAGCTGCTCGCCTACGCGCGGAGCCGGTTGGGGGTCCGCGCGCCGCGACGGATCGAGATCGTGGGCGCGATGCCTCGCAACGCCGCGGGCAAGGTGCTGAAGCGCGAGCTCGCGCGGCGCCACGACGCGGACGCCGGACATTGA